In the genome of Myxococcota bacterium, one region contains:
- a CDS encoding cytochrome c maturation protein CcmE, whose translation MSKGFQVAGGATLIALLLGWYALSNLEAGASFTYYQSLEEFTASVDAQAGQPARVHGYVSEGTIERDVGSRSVRFAVQNEPPHGGGSSEGAMDVVFASLETPDLFKDGAEVVLEGRLLREGSIARVHADKLLAKCPSKFEGQEGGPPSTES comes from the coding sequence ATGTCGAAGGGGTTCCAGGTAGCGGGGGGCGCGACGCTGATCGCGCTGCTCCTCGGTTGGTACGCGCTGAGCAATCTCGAAGCGGGTGCCTCCTTCACCTACTACCAATCGCTCGAAGAGTTCACCGCCTCGGTCGATGCCCAGGCGGGCCAGCCCGCCCGTGTGCACGGCTACGTCAGCGAGGGCACGATCGAGCGCGACGTCGGAAGCCGCAGCGTCCGCTTCGCCGTCCAGAACGAGCCGCCCCACGGCGGGGGCTCGTCCGAAGGCGCGATGGACGTAGTGTTCGCGAGCCTCGAGACCCCCGACCTCTTCAAGGACGGGGCCGAGGTCGTGCTCGAGGGACGACTGCTGCGGGAGGGCAGCATCGCGCGCGTCCACGCCGACAAGCTGTTGGCGAAGTGCCCCTCGAAGTTCGAAGGCCAGGAAGGCGGACCGCCGTCGACCGAGAGCTAG
- a CDS encoding aminotransferase class I/II-fold pyridoxal phosphate-dependent enzyme encodes MRPKPAQRLAEIQPFLAMDVMERAFAMERDGAEVLHLEVGEPQFAPPPAAVAACHAALDAGETQYTDSRGLHELRCAIARDAEERHGVAVDPDRVLVTSGTSPAMLLVFSALIDPGDEVVMGTPHYPCYPTFVRSCGGVPVFVPTDPERGYALDVDAVAEAITPRTKAIIVGSPANPTGAIQSADALRGLAGLGPPLVSDEIYDGLVYDGVRTTSALTITDDAFVLDGCSKRYAMTGFRLGWVIAPEGAMRDLQVLQQNLFISANRFVQHAGIGALEGGADTTAAMCAAFAARRDRLVGGLRELGFRIPQAPVGAFYVFADARAFGSRSVDLAFALLERAQVGAGPGLDFGEAGEGWLRFSFAVSEATVDGALERLAGVMPEFA; translated from the coding sequence ATGCGCCCGAAGCCCGCCCAGCGGCTCGCCGAAATCCAGCCCTTCCTGGCGATGGACGTCATGGAGCGGGCCTTCGCCATGGAGCGGGACGGCGCCGAGGTGCTCCACCTCGAGGTCGGCGAGCCCCAGTTCGCGCCGCCGCCGGCCGCCGTGGCCGCCTGCCACGCCGCCCTCGACGCGGGGGAGACCCAGTACACGGACAGCCGCGGCCTCCACGAGCTGCGCTGCGCCATCGCGCGGGACGCCGAGGAGCGCCACGGCGTGGCCGTCGATCCCGACCGCGTCCTGGTGACGAGCGGCACCTCGCCCGCGATGCTGCTCGTGTTCTCGGCCCTCATCGATCCCGGCGACGAAGTGGTGATGGGGACGCCCCACTACCCCTGCTACCCGACCTTCGTGCGCTCCTGCGGCGGGGTTCCGGTGTTCGTGCCCACCGATCCGGAGCGGGGCTACGCCCTCGACGTCGACGCGGTCGCCGAGGCGATCACGCCGCGCACGAAGGCGATCATCGTCGGGTCCCCGGCGAACCCGACTGGTGCGATCCAGAGCGCCGACGCACTGCGCGGGCTGGCCGGGCTCGGGCCGCCGCTGGTGTCCGACGAGATCTACGACGGGCTGGTCTACGACGGGGTCCGCACGACGTCGGCGCTGACCATCACCGACGACGCCTTCGTCCTCGACGGCTGTTCGAAGCGCTACGCGATGACCGGCTTCCGGCTCGGGTGGGTGATCGCTCCCGAGGGCGCGATGCGCGACCTCCAGGTGTTACAGCAGAACCTCTTCATCTCCGCGAATCGCTTCGTGCAGCACGCGGGCATCGGTGCCCTCGAGGGTGGCGCGGACACCACCGCTGCGATGTGCGCGGCCTTCGCCGCGCGCCGCGATCGCCTGGTCGGCGGCTTGCGCGAGCTCGGCTTCCGGATTCCCCAGGCGCCGGTCGGCGCCTTCTACGTGTTCGCTGACGCGCGCGCGTTTGGATCCAGGTCGGTCGACCTGGCCTTCGCCCTGCTCGAGCGCGCCCAGGTCGGGGCCGGTCCCGGGCTCGACTTCGGCGAGGCCGGTGAGGGGTGGCTGCGTTTCTCCTTCGCGGTGTCCGAGGCGACCGTCGACGGCGCCCTGGAGCGGCTGGCGGGCGTGATGCCGGAGTTCGCGTGA
- the yihA gene encoding ribosome biogenesis GTP-binding protein YihA/YsxC, with protein sequence MSARRKKDARPKLRVKQAELLTSAAKPSGFPAPGPPEVAFLGRSNVGKSSLLNALVGRKALARTSSTPGKTRLLNWFRVERTSGELWFVDLPGYGYAKVARTERAQWKDWIEAYLDQRETLRLAVLLQDLRRDPGEDETLLLEWLREREVPSLVALTKCDKLKPMRRAQRVRVLKGAKELPADRIVATSAQAGIGLVDLWRAIDEATGLGSAADRSSAPPTDPPAE encoded by the coding sequence GTGAGCGCGCGGCGCAAGAAGGACGCGCGTCCGAAGCTACGGGTGAAGCAGGCCGAGCTCCTGACGAGCGCCGCAAAGCCCTCCGGCTTTCCCGCGCCCGGTCCGCCGGAGGTCGCGTTCCTCGGGCGTTCGAACGTCGGGAAGTCCAGCTTGCTGAACGCCCTCGTCGGCCGCAAAGCCCTGGCCCGTACCTCGTCGACGCCGGGGAAGACCCGCCTGCTCAACTGGTTCCGCGTGGAGCGCACGAGTGGCGAGCTGTGGTTCGTGGATCTCCCGGGCTACGGGTACGCAAAGGTCGCGCGCACCGAACGCGCCCAGTGGAAGGACTGGATCGAGGCCTACCTCGACCAGCGCGAGACCCTGCGCCTCGCCGTGCTGCTCCAGGATCTGCGCCGCGACCCGGGCGAAGACGAGACGCTGCTGCTCGAGTGGCTGCGCGAGCGCGAGGTGCCCAGCCTCGTCGCGCTCACGAAGTGCGACAAGCTGAAGCCGATGCGCCGCGCCCAGCGGGTGCGCGTGTTGAAGGGGGCGAAGGAGCTTCCGGCCGATCGTATCGTCGCCACCTCCGCCCAGGCCGGAATCGGGCTCGTCGACCTGTGGCGTGCGATCGACGAGGCGACTGGGCTCGGTTCCGCCGCCGATCGCTCGAGCGCCCCCCCCACCGACCCGCCGGCGGAGTGA
- the cofE gene encoding coenzyme F420-0:L-glutamate ligase, giving the protein MNPLVLTALEQVPAVKPGDDLAALLRVAAGAQGVSLSDGVLVVCQKIVSKAEGRIVALADVTPSAEAERIAREDDKDPRHVEVVLRESARVVRRGHRVLISETRHGFVCANAGVDLSNAGAADTAILLPEDPDASARALRDGLLSGGAKDVAVIVSDTFGRPWREGLVDVALGSAGIAPIEDLRGGEDWTGRPLEVTTTATADQLAAAAGLLMVKDAGIPAVWITGRTPQGDGRLADTLRDPSQDLFR; this is encoded by the coding sequence ATGAATCCGCTCGTGCTGACCGCCCTCGAGCAGGTGCCCGCGGTGAAGCCTGGTGACGACCTCGCGGCGCTGCTGCGCGTCGCGGCGGGCGCCCAGGGGGTTTCGCTGTCCGACGGCGTGCTGGTCGTCTGCCAGAAGATCGTGTCGAAGGCCGAGGGTCGCATCGTCGCGCTGGCGGACGTCACCCCGTCGGCCGAGGCGGAGCGCATCGCGCGCGAGGACGACAAGGATCCGCGCCACGTCGAGGTGGTGCTGCGCGAGTCGGCGCGCGTCGTCCGGCGCGGCCATCGCGTGCTGATCAGCGAGACCCGCCATGGCTTCGTGTGCGCGAACGCCGGCGTCGATCTCTCGAACGCCGGCGCCGCCGACACGGCGATTCTGTTGCCCGAGGACCCGGACGCGTCGGCGCGGGCGCTGCGCGACGGGCTGCTCTCCGGCGGCGCGAAAGACGTCGCGGTGATCGTCAGCGACACCTTCGGCCGACCCTGGCGCGAAGGACTCGTCGACGTCGCCCTCGGGAGCGCGGGCATTGCGCCCATCGAGGACCTGCGCGGCGGCGAAGACTGGACCGGCCGCCCGCTCGAGGTCACGACGACCGCGACTGCGGATCAGCTCGCGGCCGCAGCGGGACTGCTGATGGTGAAGGACGCCGGCATCCCGGCCGTGTGGATCACGGGGCGCACGCCTCAAGGCGACGGCCGACTCGCCGACACCCTGCGCGACCCGTCCCAAGACCTCTTTCGCTAG
- the cofC gene encoding 2-phospho-L-lactate guanylyltransferase, whose amino-acid sequence MISAVVPVKGLDDAKSRMFPERAREELEALSLAMMSDLVRCLCAVPELDRVAVTTPDARVADAAKQAGAEPLLRDDPGLNAAIEAACHQLAGPSDGVLVVLGDVAAAAPDDIHALLEAGPEHGVSLAPSNDGGTSALFRRPPDVIPARFGRDSAARHRDAALAAGVPYVECTLPSLAIDIDFVEDARSALDVESLGPATRAILEVWERS is encoded by the coding sequence GTGATCTCCGCCGTGGTTCCGGTGAAGGGTCTCGACGACGCGAAGTCGCGCATGTTCCCCGAGCGCGCGCGCGAAGAACTCGAGGCGCTCTCCCTCGCGATGATGAGCGATCTGGTGCGCTGCCTGTGTGCCGTCCCCGAACTGGACCGCGTCGCCGTGACCACCCCCGATGCCCGCGTCGCCGACGCCGCGAAGCAGGCGGGGGCCGAGCCGCTGCTGCGCGACGATCCGGGGCTCAACGCGGCGATCGAAGCCGCTTGCCATCAGCTCGCCGGGCCCAGCGACGGGGTGCTGGTCGTCCTCGGCGACGTCGCGGCGGCGGCGCCGGACGACATCCACGCACTCCTGGAAGCCGGTCCGGAACACGGGGTGAGCCTCGCGCCCTCGAACGACGGCGGGACCTCCGCCCTGTTTCGCCGACCGCCCGACGTGATCCCGGCGCGCTTCGGCCGCGACAGCGCCGCGCGCCACCGCGATGCGGCCCTCGCGGCGGGCGTGCCGTATGTCGAATGCACCCTGCCCTCGCTGGCCATCGACATCGATTTCGTCGAAGACGCGCGTTCGGCGCTGGACGTCGAAAGCCTCGGCCCCGCCACGCGCGCCATCCTCGAAGTCTGGGAGCGCTCATGA